The following are from one region of the Mycolicibacterium helvum genome:
- a CDS encoding peptidoglycan DD-metalloendopeptidase family protein codes for MRIIAVLAAAALLCAGVSRADSARLVWPLRPPPAMTRAFDAPSPDWQRGHRGVDLAGVPGQPVYAAAAATVVFAGALAGRPVVSLVHAGGLRTSYEPVEAVVQVGQLVDSSTALGRLLPGHAGCPATACLHWGAMWGPASRADYVDPLGLLASTPIRLKPLAGSG; via the coding sequence ATGCGCATCATCGCGGTGCTTGCTGCGGCTGCGCTGCTGTGCGCCGGGGTCAGCCGGGCCGATTCCGCGCGGTTGGTCTGGCCACTGCGTCCGCCGCCGGCCATGACCAGGGCGTTCGACGCACCGTCACCGGACTGGCAGCGCGGACACCGTGGAGTGGACCTCGCGGGGGTACCTGGGCAGCCGGTGTATGCGGCGGCAGCGGCGACCGTGGTGTTCGCCGGCGCACTGGCTGGCCGGCCAGTGGTGTCGCTGGTCCATGCCGGCGGGCTGCGCACCAGCTACGAGCCGGTCGAGGCTGTCGTGCAGGTGGGGCAGCTGGTGGACTCCTCGACCGCGCTGGGCCGGCTGCTGCCCGGTCACGCGGGGTGTCCGGCTACGGCCTGCCTGCACTGGGGCGCGATGTGGGGTCCGGCATCGCGGGCCGACTACGTCGACCCGCTGGGGCTGCTGGCCAGCACGCCGATCCGGCTCAAACCACTGGCGGGCTCCGGCTAG
- the rpsB gene encoding 30S ribosomal protein S2 encodes MAVVTMKQLLDSGAHFGHQTRRWNPKMKRFIFTDRNGIYIIDLQQTLTYIDQAYEFVKETVAHGGSIMFVGTKKQAQESIAEEATRVGMPYVNQRWLGGMLTNFSTVHKRLQRLKELEGMEQTGGFEGRTKKEILMLTREKNKLERSLGGIRDMAKVPSAIWVVDTNKEHLAVSEAIKLGIPVIAILDTNCDPDQVNYPIPGNDDAIRSAALLTKVIASAVAEGLQARSGAGADKAGADAGAAAEPLAEWEQELLASATATAPNDAGPAAETVATTTDAS; translated from the coding sequence ATGGCTGTTGTAACCATGAAGCAGCTGCTTGACAGCGGCGCTCACTTCGGGCATCAGACCCGACGCTGGAACCCCAAGATGAAGCGGTTCATCTTCACCGACCGCAACGGCATCTACATCATCGATCTGCAGCAGACGCTGACCTACATCGACCAGGCGTACGAGTTCGTCAAAGAGACCGTCGCCCACGGCGGCAGCATCATGTTCGTCGGCACCAAGAAGCAGGCGCAGGAGTCCATCGCCGAAGAGGCGACCCGCGTCGGCATGCCGTACGTGAACCAGCGCTGGCTGGGCGGCATGCTCACCAACTTCTCCACCGTGCACAAGCGCCTGCAGCGCCTCAAGGAACTTGAGGGCATGGAGCAGACCGGTGGCTTCGAGGGTCGCACCAAGAAGGAAATCCTGATGCTGACCCGCGAGAAGAACAAGCTCGAGCGCAGCCTCGGCGGCATCCGGGACATGGCCAAGGTTCCGTCGGCCATCTGGGTCGTCGACACCAACAAGGAGCACCTTGCGGTCTCCGAGGCCATCAAGCTGGGCATCCCGGTCATCGCGATCCTGGACACCAACTGCGATCCCGATCAGGTGAACTACCCGATCCCGGGTAACGACGACGCGATCCGCTCGGCGGCCCTGCTGACCAAGGTGATCGCCTCCGCGGTGGCCGAGGGCCTGCAGGCTCGCTCGGGTGCTGGCGCCGACAAGGCCGGTGCTGATGCCGGGGCCGCAGCCGAACCGCTGGCCGAGTGGGAGCAGGAGCTGCTGGCCAGTGCAACCGCGACGGCCCCCAATGACGCCGGGCCGGCCGCTGAAACCGTTGCAACCACCACTGACGCTTCTTAA
- the tsf gene encoding translation elongation factor Ts — MANYTAADVKRLRELTGAGMLDCKNALADSDGDFDKAVEALRIKGAKDVGKRAERATAEGLVAAKGGALIEINSETDFVAKNAEFQQLANDVVDAAASAKATDVEALKAAKIGDKTVEQAVAELSAKIGEKLELRRAAYFDGNVEAYLHKRAADLPPAVGVLVEYTGDSKDAAHAVALQIAALKAKYLTREDVPEDIVANERHIAEETAKAEGKPEQALPKIIEGRVTGFYKDVVLLEQPSVSDSKKSVKALLEEAGVTVTRFARFEVGQA, encoded by the coding sequence ATGGCTAACTACACCGCTGCCGACGTAAAGCGGCTTCGGGAGCTCACCGGTGCGGGCATGCTCGACTGCAAGAATGCCCTTGCCGACAGCGACGGCGATTTCGACAAGGCCGTCGAGGCGCTTCGCATCAAGGGCGCCAAGGACGTCGGCAAGCGCGCTGAGCGCGCCACCGCCGAGGGCCTGGTCGCCGCCAAGGGCGGTGCGCTGATCGAGATCAACTCCGAGACCGACTTCGTCGCCAAGAACGCCGAATTCCAACAGCTGGCCAACGACGTGGTGGACGCGGCTGCATCCGCCAAGGCCACCGATGTGGAGGCCCTCAAGGCCGCCAAGATCGGTGACAAGACGGTCGAGCAGGCCGTCGCGGAGCTGTCGGCCAAGATCGGCGAGAAGCTCGAACTGCGCCGTGCGGCGTACTTCGACGGCAATGTCGAGGCCTACCTGCACAAGCGGGCTGCCGATCTGCCGCCCGCCGTGGGTGTGCTGGTCGAGTACACGGGTGACAGCAAGGACGCGGCGCACGCCGTGGCCCTGCAGATCGCCGCGCTCAAGGCCAAGTACCTGACCCGCGAGGACGTTCCCGAGGACATCGTGGCCAATGAGCGCCACATTGCCGAGGAGACGGCCAAGGCCGAGGGCAAGCCCGAGCAGGCGCTGCCCAAGATCATCGAGGGCCGGGTCACCGGTTTCTACAAGGACGTCGTGCTGCTCGAGCAGCCGTCGGTGTCCGACAGCAAGAAGAGCGTCAAGGCGCTGCTCGAGGAGGCTGGCGTGACAGTGACCCGGTTCGCCCGGTTCGAGGTCGGCCAGGCCTGA
- a CDS encoding LLM class F420-dependent oxidoreductase — MRIGVTFPQTELGGDVGAVRAYGQRVEELGFTHILAYDHVLGADPQVHHGWAGPYDVHTTFHEPLVMFGYLAAVTTTLELVTGVIILPQRQTALVAKQAAEVDLLSDGRLRLGVGLGWNAVEYEALGENFSNRGRRSEEQVEVMRRLWTEPSVTLDGRYHTLTGAGLAPLPIQRPIPVWFGAASERAYERAGRLADGWFPMVAPGQGLEEARAAVERAAVAAGRDPAELGMEGRVDWSRGRVGRDLGAWAAAGATHVSINTMGAGLGGVDDHLAALEAVAADLPR; from the coding sequence ATGCGCATCGGAGTCACCTTCCCCCAAACTGAACTCGGCGGCGACGTGGGCGCGGTCCGCGCTTATGGTCAGCGGGTCGAGGAATTGGGGTTCACCCACATCCTGGCCTACGACCACGTGCTCGGCGCCGACCCGCAGGTGCACCATGGCTGGGCCGGCCCTTACGACGTCCACACCACCTTCCACGAACCGCTGGTGATGTTCGGCTACCTGGCGGCTGTCACGACGACGCTGGAATTGGTGACCGGCGTGATCATCCTGCCGCAGCGTCAGACCGCGCTGGTGGCCAAGCAGGCGGCCGAGGTGGACCTGCTCAGCGATGGACGGCTGCGGCTGGGAGTTGGGTTGGGCTGGAACGCCGTTGAGTACGAGGCGCTCGGCGAGAACTTCTCCAACCGCGGGCGCCGATCCGAGGAGCAGGTCGAGGTGATGCGCCGGCTCTGGACCGAGCCCAGCGTCACCCTCGACGGGCGCTATCACACGCTCACCGGCGCTGGCCTGGCGCCGCTGCCGATCCAGCGCCCGATCCCGGTGTGGTTCGGCGCGGCCTCGGAGCGGGCCTATGAACGTGCGGGCCGTCTGGCCGACGGCTGGTTCCCGATGGTGGCGCCCGGACAGGGCCTCGAGGAGGCACGCGCCGCGGTGGAGCGCGCTGCGGTGGCCGCCGGGCGCGATCCGGCCGAGCTGGGCATGGAGGGCCGGGTCGACTGGTCCCGAGGCCGGGTGGGCCGGGACTTGGGGGCCTGGGCGGCGGCCGGTGCCACCCACGTCTCGATCAACACGATGGGCGCCGGTTTGGGCGGGGTCGACGACCATCTGGCCGCGTTGGAAGCGGTGGCGGCCGACCTGCCCCGGTAA